From one Gracilibacillus salinarum genomic stretch:
- the murQ gene encoding N-acetylmuramic acid 6-phosphate etherase, protein MAERITEQKNQQSVHIDEMEALDIVKLMHQEDLMIHKGIEQALNQVADAVDLIVEKWHKGGRVFVAGAGTSGRIGVLDAVELGPTFSVDPDRWIALVAGGKQAMWEPLEQHEDSETDLINSLEHYNFNSKDVVIGISASGSTPYSVSALTYARHIGASTISISCNHETISSEISDIAIELVVGPEIIRGSTRLKAGTAQKMVINRISTAVMVRLGKVYQNEMVDMQLVNKKLVKRAEAMLADLTMLPENEVQQLMAETNQDIKLSLLIAKTGCSLEEAKNALSQTSGHVKQAILLLSEQNNN, encoded by the coding sequence TTGGCTGAACGAATCACAGAACAGAAAAATCAACAATCTGTCCATATAGACGAAATGGAAGCATTGGATATTGTAAAATTGATGCACCAGGAGGACCTGATGATTCATAAAGGGATCGAACAAGCATTAAATCAGGTTGCCGATGCTGTTGATTTAATCGTAGAAAAGTGGCATAAAGGTGGCAGGGTTTTTGTCGCTGGTGCCGGGACAAGCGGGAGAATCGGGGTTCTGGATGCAGTGGAACTTGGGCCGACTTTTTCCGTTGATCCGGATCGTTGGATTGCCTTGGTTGCCGGCGGAAAACAAGCAATGTGGGAACCACTTGAACAGCATGAGGATAGTGAAACAGATCTAATTAACAGCTTAGAACATTACAACTTTAACAGTAAAGATGTGGTTATTGGTATCAGCGCAAGCGGGTCCACCCCATACTCTGTATCTGCCTTAACATACGCTCGGCATATAGGAGCTTCCACTATCTCCATCAGCTGCAACCATGAAACGATATCTTCTGAAATCAGTGACATTGCTATCGAATTAGTAGTTGGACCTGAAATCATCAGGGGTTCTACAAGATTGAAAGCCGGAACCGCTCAAAAAATGGTGATCAATAGGATATCAACAGCTGTTATGGTACGACTTGGAAAGGTATATCAGAACGAAATGGTAGACATGCAATTAGTAAACAAGAAACTGGTGAAACGTGCTGAAGCTATGCTCGCAGACCTCACGATGCTTCCCGAAAACGAAGTACAGCAACTGATGGCGGAAACGAATCAGGATATTAAGCTTTCCTTATTAATTGCTAAGACAGGCTGTAGCTTGGAAGAAGCGAAAAATGCTTTAAGCCAGACTAGCGGACATGTGAAACAAGCTATTCTATTATTGTCAGAACAGAATAACAACTGA
- a CDS encoding carbohydrate ABC transporter permease produces MKGDKLYIFLFLAPAFAVTGVFLYYPFVENILQSFYKTDGFFNSTFVGLENYVRLLNDEIARGALFNSLELMLYVTIFQVGIALILAIMVNSITKGAGFFRTTFFFPIVISGAAIGLLFTLIYNYRNGLLNEMLVNLGFERVLWLTEQSSLYMVAIPTIWNYVGFYFVILLTAIQKIPNDFYEAAQLEGITGMQKMFKLTIPLIVSDLKTCIVLAITGTLKIFELVYIITKGGPANSSEVLGTYMYQKAFQDSAMGYGATLAVLIVVLGLTLAFVTNKLLQKDEVTY; encoded by the coding sequence ATGAAAGGCGATAAACTATATATATTCCTCTTTCTTGCCCCAGCATTTGCTGTAACAGGAGTCTTTTTATATTATCCATTTGTTGAAAATATTTTGCAAAGTTTCTATAAAACAGATGGATTCTTTAATTCTACTTTTGTAGGCTTGGAGAATTATGTTCGATTATTAAATGATGAAATAGCCAGAGGTGCTTTATTTAATTCGTTGGAATTAATGCTTTATGTCACGATATTTCAAGTTGGTATCGCACTTATTCTGGCAATTATGGTTAATTCGATTACGAAAGGTGCGGGTTTTTTCCGTACAACCTTTTTCTTCCCGATTGTTATCTCGGGTGCAGCAATCGGGTTGTTATTTACATTGATTTATAATTATCGCAATGGATTGTTAAATGAAATGTTAGTCAATTTAGGGTTTGAAAGAGTGCTTTGGTTAACAGAACAGTCTTCATTATATATGGTGGCGATTCCGACGATTTGGAATTATGTTGGTTTCTACTTCGTTATCTTGTTAACCGCCATCCAAAAAATTCCGAACGATTTTTATGAAGCAGCTCAGCTAGAAGGTATTACCGGTATGCAAAAGATGTTTAAGCTGACCATTCCGCTTATTGTGAGTGATTTGAAGACATGTATTGTGCTGGCAATTACCGGAACACTGAAGATTTTTGAATTAGTTTATATTATTACAAAAGGTGGTCCAGCCAATTCCTCAGAAGTACTGGGAACGTATATGTACCAGAAAGCATTTCAGGATTCTGCGATGGGGTATGGGGCAACGTTAGCAGTGTTGATAGTTGTATTAGGGTTAACCTTAGCTTTTGTTACCAATAAATTATTGCAGAAAGATGAAGTTACGTACTAA
- a CDS encoding carbohydrate ABC transporter permease: MYSHTEERLTFWEKFQERYFMNSKAGKIFVYVVLTLWSMTTIFPLAWVLLNSFKESREIITGTFNVPSDPTMQNYINAFETVNIGKSYLNSFIISGSVVLLVLFLGGLAAFAMARMQFKLRGLLQALLVASLLIPAFATIVPVYRMMIGMDLVNTYLALIIPQTAGNLPFAILVISGYMATIPKELEEAAHMDGCGRFKMFTKVFLPISLPSFSTVGIFVFLWSYNDLFSSLVLVSHEKVAPIVVLLSNVSSQYGTDYGLMTAAIAMTIIPVLIFYLFAQKTFEKGATSGAVKG, translated from the coding sequence ATGTATTCACATACAGAGGAACGCTTAACCTTTTGGGAGAAATTCCAGGAAAGGTATTTCATGAATTCAAAAGCAGGAAAAATTTTTGTCTATGTTGTCCTGACGTTATGGTCGATGACAACAATTTTTCCGTTAGCATGGGTGCTGCTTAATTCTTTTAAAGAATCAAGGGAGATCATTACCGGTACTTTTAACGTTCCGTCAGATCCAACTATGCAAAATTATATAAATGCATTTGAGACGGTCAATATCGGCAAAAGCTATCTCAACAGTTTTATTATTTCTGGTTCTGTTGTGCTGCTTGTTTTATTCCTGGGAGGGCTTGCTGCATTTGCGATGGCCAGAATGCAATTTAAATTAAGAGGTTTGCTGCAAGCTTTATTAGTAGCTAGTTTATTAATTCCAGCCTTTGCCACAATTGTACCTGTTTATCGTATGATGATCGGGATGGATTTGGTTAATACGTATCTGGCTTTAATCATCCCGCAAACTGCTGGTAATTTACCGTTTGCGATTCTGGTCATTAGCGGATATATGGCGACCATTCCGAAAGAGTTGGAAGAGGCGGCACATATGGATGGTTGTGGACGATTTAAAATGTTCACGAAAGTCTTTTTGCCGATTTCATTACCATCGTTTTCTACCGTAGGAATTTTTGTATTTCTATGGTCGTATAATGATTTATTTTCTTCACTCGTGCTTGTATCACATGAAAAAGTGGCGCCAATTGTTGTGTTATTATCGAACGTCAGCTCGCAATATGGAACAGATTATGGTTTGATGACGGCAGCTATTGCCATGACAATCATTCCGGTACTTATATTCTATTTGTTTGCTCAGAAGACATTCGAAAAAGGGGCAACTTCCGGTGCGGTTAAAGGGTAA
- a CDS encoding DinB family protein, with amino-acid sequence MIEINSKEVILDQFKACYNTDTWFVSLQTALQGLSAEQACDYSNISVHSIFEIVNHLSFYNELEFNRFKGLEDNVQISGNKMTFEPLPEKSWELLVEELFQTMERWQSAIEQSDEKYIEKNAESLTYINLHNAYHIGQIVFIRKSLGRWNESQGFDYNV; translated from the coding sequence GTGATCGAGATCAATAGCAAAGAAGTCATATTAGATCAATTTAAAGCTTGTTACAACACTGACACTTGGTTTGTATCTTTGCAGACAGCTTTACAAGGACTATCTGCAGAACAAGCCTGTGATTATAGTAATATCTCAGTCCATTCTATCTTTGAAATTGTCAATCATCTATCTTTTTATAATGAACTGGAATTCAATCGTTTTAAGGGATTAGAAGATAATGTACAGATCTCTGGCAATAAGATGACATTTGAACCTTTGCCTGAAAAAAGTTGGGAACTGCTTGTAGAGGAATTATTTCAAACAATGGAACGTTGGCAGTCGGCAATCGAACAATCTGATGAGAAATATATCGAAAAAAATGCCGAAAGTTTGACGTACATCAATCTGCACAATGCCTATCATATTGGACAGATCGTATTTATTCGTAAAAGTCTAGGAAGATGGAATGAAAGCCAGGGTTTTGATTATAATGTTTGA
- the nagB gene encoding glucosamine-6-phosphate deaminase codes for MNVIQTKNYQDMSEKATQFILDKIKSKSTFKLGLATGGTPVTTYQNLIQDHQKNHTSYQHVTTFNLDEYIGLSNENPNSYHFYMNKHLFRHIDIPANQTFIPNGLATDLEKECVDYDKLIDEHDGIDLQILGLGHNGHIGFNEPGTPFDKQTHIVTLAESTVEANARFFDSIDDVPTQAITMGIGSIMKSKEILLLVSGKEKHEALHKLLHGDVDQQFPASILQRHKNVTIIADEDAIMEKDMMQSNSAYR; via the coding sequence ATGAATGTAATTCAAACGAAAAATTATCAGGATATGAGTGAGAAAGCAACTCAGTTTATCTTAGACAAGATCAAATCCAAGTCAACATTCAAGTTAGGTTTAGCTACAGGAGGAACACCCGTCACTACTTATCAGAACCTGATACAGGATCATCAGAAGAATCATACGTCCTATCAGCATGTGACTACCTTTAACCTGGATGAATATATTGGCTTATCCAATGAGAATCCTAACAGTTACCATTTTTATATGAATAAACACTTATTCCGTCACATTGATATTCCTGCAAATCAAACATTTATTCCGAATGGCTTGGCAACAGATTTAGAAAAGGAATGTGTCGATTATGATAAGCTCATTGACGAGCATGATGGAATAGATTTACAAATACTTGGACTTGGTCATAATGGTCATATTGGTTTTAATGAACCGGGAACCCCTTTCGATAAACAGACCCATATCGTCACGCTAGCCGAATCAACGGTCGAGGCCAATGCTAGATTCTTTGATTCCATTGACGATGTCCCAACACAAGCAATTACGATGGGAATAGGATCAATTATGAAGAGTAAAGAAATCCTTTTACTAGTATCAGGTAAAGAGAAACATGAAGCATTGCATAAACTGCTTCATGGTGACGTCGATCAACAATTTCCTGCTTCTATCCTGCAACGTCATAAGAATGTTACCATAATAGCTGATGAAGATGCTATAATGGAAAAAGATATGATGCAAAGTAATAGCGCCTATCGATAG
- the nagA gene encoding N-acetylglucosamine-6-phosphate deacetylase, whose protein sequence is MSGQKLLLKNITIYTENKSIDNGYIKISNSKIEEIAELDMLKDDEGYRILDYSATTGCAIPGLIDVHIHGANGADVMDATAEALDTMAQALPMEGTTSFLATTMTQSEQNIEKALENTAAYIEQQPSTQAEILGIHLEGPFINKVRKGAQPEDHILEPDVSLFKKWNELAAENIKLVTLAPEIAGAEPLIRHLAEHGIIASAGHTDATAAEIEQAMDQGLSHITHLYNQMRGFHHREPGVVGAAWQHKQLMVEMIADGVHSTPYAVKTAYDLIGKDNLLLITDAIRAKCLQGGEYELGGQKVFVEENKATLEDGTLAGSTLKLNDAIKNIMAFSGCSLPEAICMSSSNAAKELRMTDRKGSLATGKDADIVLLDENHDILLTLCRGEIAYERK, encoded by the coding sequence ATGAGTGGACAAAAACTATTGTTAAAAAATATAACAATCTATACAGAAAATAAATCGATCGACAACGGTTATATCAAAATAAGTAACAGCAAAATAGAAGAAATAGCTGAATTAGACATGCTAAAAGATGATGAGGGATACCGCATTCTCGATTATTCTGCTACAACAGGATGTGCGATACCAGGACTAATTGATGTCCATATCCACGGAGCTAACGGCGCCGATGTCATGGATGCAACAGCAGAGGCATTAGACACAATGGCTCAAGCATTACCAATGGAAGGTACTACTTCTTTTCTCGCTACTACGATGACCCAAAGCGAGCAAAATATCGAAAAAGCGCTTGAAAATACAGCAGCTTATATCGAGCAGCAACCTAGCACGCAAGCAGAAATATTAGGCATCCATTTAGAAGGTCCTTTCATCAATAAAGTCCGAAAAGGTGCACAACCGGAAGATCACATTTTAGAACCGGATGTATCATTATTTAAAAAATGGAATGAGCTTGCGGCAGAGAACATTAAGCTAGTAACGCTTGCACCAGAGATAGCTGGTGCGGAACCACTTATCCGCCATCTAGCAGAGCACGGTATTATCGCTTCAGCAGGACATACAGATGCTACTGCAGCAGAAATAGAACAGGCAATGGACCAAGGTTTATCCCATATCACCCATTTGTATAATCAAATGCGCGGTTTCCATCACCGTGAACCTGGGGTAGTAGGAGCAGCATGGCAACACAAACAGCTAATGGTTGAAATGATTGCAGACGGCGTTCATTCCACTCCTTACGCTGTCAAAACCGCTTATGACTTAATCGGCAAAGACAATTTACTGCTGATCACAGATGCGATAAGAGCAAAATGCTTACAAGGTGGCGAATATGAATTAGGTGGCCAAAAAGTATTTGTAGAAGAAAACAAAGCCACACTAGAAGATGGAACTCTGGCAGGGAGCACGTTAAAGCTAAATGACGCGATCAAAAATATCATGGCATTCAGCGGCTGCTCCTTGCCAGAAGCGATTTGCATGTCTTCTTCCAATGCCGCCAAAGAATTACGTATGACAGATAGAAAAGGTTCACTAGCTACCGGAAAAGACGCTGACATCGTTTTGTTAGATGAAAATCATGACATATTGCTTACTCTGTGCCGAGGAGAAATTGCATACGAAAGGAAGTAA
- a CDS encoding 6-phospho-beta-glucosidase, translating into MTLKLVVIGGGSSYTPEIIEGVLKRHHQLPFTEIVLVDIEEGKEKVTIIAELAKRMIKEARNNINVCWTLDLEHALQDADFVTTQIRVGGLDARERDERIPLSHGFIGQETNGAGGILKAFRTIPVMIQIAEAVHRICPQAWMINFTNPAGIITEALLQHSPHKKVIGVCNIPYHMKQSAAEILEVDAAQVSLEFIGLNHFVFGRCVQINGIDYTEELTKKLDDNHVTYSPANIIQLDWSQSFIRNMKLIPNPYHQYYYQTRDMLATEWRAYENGETRAKAVKQLEKQLFSIYKDPALTKKPEQLEERGGAFYSEVACRLMDSLYNNRKDIQTVNTLNNGAIKELPDNAVIEINCKITKNGPNPVAIGSLPAAVKGDILQMKAFEELVIAAGISGNYQQAYQAFLANPLIKDEKRTKALLDEMLAANLKELPQFTIGG; encoded by the coding sequence ATGACGTTGAAATTAGTAGTAATAGGGGGAGGTTCCAGCTACACTCCCGAAATAATCGAAGGTGTGTTGAAACGTCATCATCAGTTACCTTTTACAGAAATTGTATTAGTAGATATTGAAGAAGGTAAAGAAAAGGTAACGATTATTGCCGAATTAGCAAAGCGAATGATCAAAGAAGCGAGAAATAATATAAATGTATGCTGGACGTTAGATTTGGAACATGCCTTGCAAGATGCAGACTTCGTTACCACTCAAATACGTGTCGGTGGACTCGATGCAAGAGAACGTGATGAACGAATCCCGTTAAGTCATGGTTTTATTGGCCAGGAGACTAATGGTGCAGGTGGGATATTAAAGGCTTTTCGGACGATTCCGGTAATGATACAAATTGCCGAAGCGGTTCACCGAATTTGTCCCCAAGCATGGATGATAAATTTTACGAATCCTGCTGGTATCATCACAGAAGCATTGTTGCAACATTCTCCCCACAAGAAGGTAATCGGTGTTTGCAACATTCCGTATCATATGAAGCAATCAGCAGCAGAAATATTGGAGGTAGATGCTGCTCAGGTTTCTCTCGAATTTATTGGATTGAATCATTTTGTATTTGGTCGTTGTGTGCAGATAAATGGCATAGATTATACAGAAGAACTAACCAAAAAATTAGATGATAATCATGTCACTTATTCACCCGCTAATATTATTCAATTAGATTGGTCTCAATCATTTATACGTAATATGAAACTGATACCGAACCCTTATCATCAGTATTATTATCAAACAAGGGACATGTTGGCAACGGAATGGAGAGCATACGAGAACGGAGAAACAAGAGCAAAAGCCGTGAAACAATTAGAAAAACAATTATTTTCCATTTACAAGGACCCTGCTTTAACGAAGAAACCTGAGCAACTAGAGGAAAGGGGCGGAGCTTTTTATAGTGAAGTGGCTTGTAGATTGATGGATTCCCTATATAATAATAGAAAAGACATTCAAACGGTAAATACCTTAAATAATGGTGCGATTAAAGAATTACCGGATAATGCAGTAATTGAAATTAATTGTAAGATAACCAAGAATGGTCCGAATCCCGTTGCGATAGGATCTTTGCCTGCTGCTGTAAAAGGTGACATTCTGCAAATGAAAGCTTTTGAGGAATTGGTAATTGCAGCAGGTATCTCAGGGAATTATCAGCAAGCATACCAAGCATTCCTTGCCAATCCGTTAATTAAAGATGAAAAGAGGACAAAAGCATTGTTAGACGAAATGCTTGCAGCGAATCTTAAGGAATTACCGCAATTTACGATTGGGGGTTAG
- a CDS encoding PTS sugar transporter subunit IIC has translation MKRSKKQAFIEIAGKIGSQRHLVAVRDGFVAVMPLVIIGSLAILINNFPPFGDLSLVAGLNTIFGEGNWQQIGGTIWNGTFAILGLLVTCTIAYHLAKSYNIDRLSASLISVACYIMLVPITDDFGLDMNWLGTQGLFVGIIVSLTITELFRILVTNSKFIIRMPEGVPPGVTKSFRALVPALIIFSIVGLLQTLLTILAETTIFEIIYAAMQQPIQGLGNSLPAAIFIALLNQLLWFFGLHGTNISGAITEPVYISLVERNIALFQTGVSAYEVPNIVTKPFLDSFIYMGGIGTTLALLIAIFIVVRHEKKHPYREIAKVAAPASLFNINEPVIFGLPVVLNPIMFIPFILAPVVLTIISYFAMYTGMVPRTVAILPWTTPPVISGYLVTGGSLRGVMLQLVNLTVAVFIYIPFLMAGVRAYKQRMEG, from the coding sequence ATGAAGCGTTCCAAGAAGCAAGCTTTTATAGAGATAGCTGGAAAAATTGGTTCGCAACGACATCTGGTGGCTGTTCGAGATGGATTTGTTGCAGTGATGCCACTGGTTATTATCGGTTCATTGGCCATTTTAATTAATAATTTTCCGCCATTTGGAGACTTATCTCTGGTAGCTGGACTTAACACGATATTTGGAGAAGGGAATTGGCAACAAATTGGAGGAACAATTTGGAACGGAACTTTTGCAATACTAGGATTATTGGTAACGTGTACAATTGCCTACCATTTAGCGAAAAGCTATAATATAGATAGATTATCGGCATCGCTTATTTCTGTTGCCTGTTATATTATGCTTGTTCCAATAACGGATGATTTTGGACTGGATATGAATTGGCTCGGTACGCAAGGTTTGTTTGTTGGCATTATTGTTTCTTTAACGATAACAGAGTTATTTCGGATTTTGGTCACGAATTCGAAGTTTATTATCCGGATGCCGGAAGGAGTACCACCTGGAGTTACAAAGTCTTTTCGTGCTTTGGTTCCTGCTCTGATTATATTTAGTATCGTAGGATTGCTGCAAACTTTGTTAACAATATTGGCAGAAACGACGATTTTTGAAATTATCTATGCTGCTATGCAACAACCGATTCAAGGTTTAGGAAACTCGCTACCTGCTGCTATTTTTATTGCACTTTTAAATCAATTATTATGGTTTTTTGGTCTGCATGGTACGAATATAAGTGGTGCTATCACAGAGCCGGTATACATATCACTGGTAGAAAGAAATATTGCTTTATTCCAGACAGGTGTCTCTGCCTATGAGGTGCCGAATATTGTGACGAAGCCTTTTTTAGATTCCTTTATTTATATGGGGGGAATCGGTACAACGTTAGCCTTGCTTATAGCGATTTTTATTGTCGTACGTCATGAAAAAAAACATCCGTATCGTGAGATTGCAAAGGTTGCAGCACCTGCAAGTCTTTTTAATATCAATGAACCGGTTATCTTCGGTTTACCTGTTGTGTTGAACCCGATTATGTTCATTCCATTTATTCTGGCGCCGGTCGTGCTGACGATTATCTCTTATTTCGCCATGTATACCGGAATGGTGCCAAGGACGGTTGCCATTTTACCTTGGACGACGCCACCCGTTATTAGTGGCTATTTGGTAACAGGCGGCAGCTTGCGTGGTGTTATGTTACAACTAGTTAATTTAACAGTCGCTGTCTTTATTTATATACCTTTTTTAATGGCAGGAGTCAGAGCATATAAACAAAGGATGGAGGGATGA
- a CDS encoding ABC transporter substrate-binding protein: protein MRKFKWSLLLALLFVVIGLAACGNDETGSNADDTENTSDNGEDTSADETEQEEVNLRVVTTMAGTDPAGEVFQQVLDDFQEENPNIKIENDSQSADAGTIRTKVNTDFSSDNEPDLMFYFNTVDADGLIEEGKVVNLEEAEGVDLSGYNSMLEQQRREDGNIYAAPQSGFYEGLFVNKKLFEEHGVEIPTTWEQYEAAIEKFAETDIVPIAASTEDSYYVVEHYILAAGGMENYTADLADKKEAWSEGLNNIKKHADMGAFTPDAATIDLALAQELFKQEQAAMIFEGSWFWGQLEEAGMGEDVTVLPMPVYAEGGETGELVGGASQGWFISTKSYEDEAKKDAVVSLFNYLTSEETIVKIAEATGQPPAKGELSDLPDYLKAGHDLVKNAPSVALPINDRIYPESFTHLRTSVPEIVSGDKTGEEVLEKAVEMAK from the coding sequence TTGAGGAAATTCAAGTGGAGTTTGTTGTTAGCTTTATTATTCGTTGTCATTGGGTTAGCGGCTTGTGGTAATGACGAAACAGGTTCTAATGCGGATGATACGGAGAATACGTCAGACAATGGCGAAGATACTTCTGCAGATGAGACAGAACAAGAAGAAGTGAATCTTAGAGTTGTTACGACAATGGCAGGTACCGATCCGGCAGGTGAAGTATTCCAGCAGGTGCTAGATGATTTCCAGGAAGAAAATCCGAACATCAAAATTGAAAACGATTCACAATCAGCGGATGCTGGAACGATCCGTACAAAAGTAAATACGGATTTTTCTTCTGATAATGAACCGGACCTTATGTTCTACTTCAATACAGTTGATGCTGATGGGCTAATTGAAGAAGGAAAAGTGGTCAATTTAGAAGAGGCTGAAGGTGTCGATTTATCAGGTTATAACTCCATGCTGGAACAACAAAGACGTGAGGATGGGAATATTTATGCTGCGCCACAATCTGGATTCTATGAAGGATTATTCGTAAACAAAAAACTATTTGAAGAACATGGCGTAGAAATACCGACTACATGGGAGCAATACGAAGCGGCAATTGAAAAATTTGCCGAAACTGATATCGTTCCGATTGCTGCATCAACAGAGGATTCTTATTACGTAGTAGAACATTATATTTTGGCGGCAGGCGGTATGGAAAATTACACAGCAGATCTTGCTGATAAAAAGGAAGCATGGTCAGAAGGTTTGAATAACATTAAAAAACATGCTGATATGGGTGCATTCACACCGGATGCAGCAACGATCGATTTAGCGTTAGCGCAGGAATTGTTTAAGCAGGAGCAGGCTGCAATGATCTTTGAAGGATCTTGGTTCTGGGGACAATTAGAGGAAGCTGGTATGGGTGAAGATGTCACTGTATTACCGATGCCTGTCTATGCAGAAGGTGGAGAGACTGGTGAACTTGTTGGTGGTGCATCACAAGGATGGTTTATCAGTACGAAATCATATGAAGACGAAGCGAAGAAAGATGCAGTTGTCAGTCTATTTAACTACTTAACTTCTGAAGAAACGATTGTGAAAATTGCAGAAGCAACTGGTCAGCCGCCTGCAAAAGGTGAGCTTAGTGATTTACCAGATTACTTGAAAGCAGGGCATGATTTAGTGAAGAACGCACCATCCGTAGCTTTACCAATCAATGACCGTATTTATCCAGAATCATTTACACACCTTCGTACGAGTGTACCTGAGATTGTAAGTGGAGATAAAACGGGAGAAGAAGTATTAGAAAAAGCGGTCGAAATGGCAAAATAA
- a CDS encoding PTS sugar transporter subunit IIB, whose protein sequence is MKLLLVCSAGMSTSILVTKMQQAAAEKEMTADIQAIAESELQQHVEGADVVLIGPQVRYLEKNIRQTVEPFGVKCDVMDQSAFGMMRGDQLLEQALQLMK, encoded by the coding sequence ATGAAATTACTCTTAGTATGCTCAGCAGGAATGTCAACTTCGATCTTAGTAACTAAAATGCAACAGGCAGCTGCTGAAAAGGAAATGACAGCAGATATCCAAGCGATAGCAGAATCGGAATTGCAGCAGCATGTGGAAGGGGCTGATGTCGTATTAATTGGCCCACAAGTCCGCTATCTCGAAAAAAACATCCGACAAACAGTAGAACCATTCGGTGTGAAATGTGACGTCATGGATCAGTCAGCCTTCGGAATGATGAGAGGCGACCAACTTCTCGAACAAGCTCTGCAATTAATGAAATAA
- a CDS encoding GntR family transcriptional regulator, producing MIDKQSPIPIYHQLEEQIKAKIENGEYKPGDALPSEREYAEQLNISRMTVRQAITNLVNERYLHRIKGKGTFITEQKLEQNLNGLTSFTEDMRARGMEPSNKLINFEIIPAKQSLADQLHIAEHAPVYEIKRIRLAEGIPMALERTYIPANLIKGLTDHIVQSSLYQYIENELGLKIGKASQLFEATLANEEEIEYLEIADQSPVLFMKRTTQLENGIPFEVVKSSYRADRYKFMLDLER from the coding sequence ATGATCGATAAACAATCACCTATTCCCATTTATCATCAGCTGGAGGAACAAATTAAGGCCAAGATTGAGAATGGGGAATATAAACCAGGAGACGCACTTCCATCAGAACGGGAATACGCAGAACAATTGAACATCAGCAGAATGACAGTGCGACAAGCTATCACAAACTTAGTAAATGAACGTTATTTACACCGAATCAAAGGTAAAGGGACATTCATTACGGAACAAAAACTGGAACAAAATCTGAATGGTTTGACTAGCTTTACCGAGGATATGAGAGCTCGCGGCATGGAGCCTAGCAATAAACTGATTAACTTTGAAATTATTCCTGCCAAGCAAAGTCTAGCTGATCAGCTACACATCGCTGAACATGCGCCAGTCTATGAAATAAAGCGTATTCGTTTAGCGGAAGGAATCCCAATGGCATTGGAAAGAACGTATATACCAGCGAATCTGATTAAAGGTTTAACGGATCACATTGTGCAATCTTCCCTCTATCAATATATTGAGAATGAATTAGGACTAAAAATCGGCAAAGCCAGCCAATTATTCGAAGCAACACTTGCAAATGAAGAAGAGATTGAATACTTAGAAATTGCCGATCAATCACCTGTTCTTTTCATGAAAAGAACCACACAATTAGAAAATGGCATCCCATTTGAAGTGGTGAAATCCTCCTATCGTGCTGATCGTTATAAATTTATGCTTGATTTGGAGCGCTGA
- a CDS encoding PTS lactose/cellobiose transporter subunit IIA: protein MMLLDVHGQMEKIAFTIILHAGNARSLAIEAIKLAKTNQLAEAEDKIREAEAEFIKAHNQQTILLQQEAEAGYNQLPLVLIHAQDHLMMAMTVKDLAVEFIDMYQRLHHLEGEK, encoded by the coding sequence ATGATGTTGCTCGATGTACATGGACAAATGGAAAAGATAGCCTTTACGATCATTCTGCATGCTGGAAATGCCCGTTCGCTAGCGATAGAAGCTATTAAGCTAGCAAAAACAAATCAGTTGGCAGAAGCGGAAGACAAAATAAGAGAAGCAGAAGCGGAATTTATCAAAGCACACAATCAACAAACGATACTTCTGCAACAAGAAGCGGAAGCGGGATATAATCAACTGCCTCTAGTTCTGATTCACGCACAAGATCACTTGATGATGGCGATGACTGTAAAGGATTTAGCGGTAGAATTTATCGATATGTATCAAAGACTACATCATTTGGAGGGCGAGAAATGA